From a region of the Candidatus Cybelea sp. genome:
- a CDS encoding VOC family protein, whose product MRARDAAALGRWYADHLGIAEKPGVGIMFRRSDDPDPNKVTLFSIFDADDDYWDRAQPVMINFRVEGLDELLAKLRAEGVTVLEKTDNHEYGRFGWVVDPEGNRLELWEPPAAP is encoded by the coding sequence TCGCGCTCGCGATGCGGCGGCACTCGGGCGATGGTATGCAGACCATCTCGGAATTGCGGAGAAACCTGGCGTTGGCATCATGTTTCGCCGCTCGGACGATCCCGACCCGAATAAAGTGACGCTTTTCAGCATCTTCGATGCGGATGACGACTATTGGGACCGAGCGCAGCCGGTCATGATCAACTTCCGGGTCGAGGGCCTCGACGAGCTGCTCGCCAAGCTGCGCGCGGAGGGCGTTACGGTTTTAGAAAAGACCGATAATCACGAATACGGCCGCTTCGGATGGGTCGTGGATCCGGAAGGCAATCGTCTCGAACTATGGGAGCCTCCCGCCGCCCCGTAA